A window of Raineyella sp. W15-4 contains these coding sequences:
- a CDS encoding pyruvate dehydrogenase has product MKLAEQLVAQLQQAGVRRIYGIVGDSLNPIVDAVRRSGGSAAGGIDWIHVRHEEAAAFAAAADAQLTGELAVCAGSCGPGNLHLINGLYDANRSGAPVLAIASHIPSQQIGTGYFQETHPDRLFNECSVFNELVTDPTVFPRLVDSAMHHAIAERGVAVLSIPGDVADREATVPTPAWHDVRKASLTPDPAAVRELADLINAADTVAVFAGAGVEGAHDEVIELAEKIAAPIGHSLRGKDFIQYDNPYDVGMTGLLGYGAAAAGMAGADLLLLLGTDFPYDQFLPGTRTAQIDRNAATMGRRTGVDLAVQGDMVPTLRALLPLVERKTRRAFLAEMLKKHEKLMTSTVGAYAHKPARKRPIHPEYVANLLDEVAAEDAIFTADTGMCNVWTARYINPNGRRRLIGSFLHGSMANALPHAIGAQFAYPDRQVISVSGDGGLGMLLGELVTAQMYQLPITVVVFNNSTLGMVKLEMLVNGLPGHGTDVPPVSYAQVAKAIGYHADTVTEPTQIEPALTAALAHRGPSLVEVITDPDALSLPPAVTGEQLIGFATAMSKTVLNGGAGEVVSMARSNLRNIPRTWKL; this is encoded by the coding sequence GTGAAGCTCGCCGAACAACTCGTCGCCCAGCTCCAACAGGCCGGCGTCCGACGGATCTACGGGATCGTCGGAGACTCGCTCAACCCCATCGTCGACGCCGTCCGCCGCTCCGGCGGCTCGGCGGCCGGCGGTATCGACTGGATCCACGTCCGGCACGAGGAGGCGGCCGCGTTCGCCGCCGCCGCGGACGCCCAACTCACCGGCGAGCTGGCGGTCTGCGCCGGCTCCTGCGGGCCGGGCAATCTGCACCTGATCAACGGCCTCTACGATGCGAACCGCTCCGGCGCCCCCGTCCTCGCCATCGCCTCCCACATCCCCAGCCAGCAGATCGGCACCGGCTACTTCCAGGAGACCCACCCGGACCGGCTGTTCAATGAGTGCTCGGTCTTCAACGAGCTGGTCACCGACCCGACGGTCTTCCCGCGGCTGGTGGACTCCGCGATGCACCACGCGATCGCCGAGCGCGGTGTCGCCGTCCTCAGCATCCCCGGCGACGTCGCAGACCGGGAGGCGACGGTGCCGACCCCGGCCTGGCACGACGTCCGCAAGGCCAGCCTGACCCCCGACCCGGCCGCGGTGCGGGAACTGGCGGACCTGATCAACGCCGCCGACACGGTGGCCGTCTTCGCCGGCGCCGGCGTCGAGGGCGCGCACGACGAGGTGATCGAACTCGCCGAGAAGATCGCCGCCCCGATCGGCCACTCGCTGCGCGGCAAGGACTTCATCCAGTACGACAACCCGTACGACGTCGGGATGACCGGCCTGCTCGGTTACGGCGCGGCGGCCGCAGGCATGGCGGGCGCCGACCTGCTCCTGCTGCTCGGCACCGACTTCCCGTACGACCAGTTCCTGCCCGGCACCCGGACGGCCCAGATCGACCGCAACGCGGCCACCATGGGCCGGCGGACGGGCGTGGACCTGGCCGTGCAGGGCGACATGGTGCCGACCCTGCGGGCACTCCTGCCGCTGGTCGAGCGGAAGACCCGGCGGGCGTTCCTCGCCGAGATGCTGAAGAAGCACGAGAAGTTGATGACCTCCACGGTCGGGGCGTACGCGCACAAGCCGGCCCGCAAGCGCCCGATCCACCCGGAGTACGTCGCGAACCTGCTCGACGAGGTCGCCGCCGAGGACGCGATCTTCACCGCCGACACCGGCATGTGCAACGTGTGGACCGCCCGCTACATCAACCCGAACGGCCGCCGCCGGCTGATCGGCTCCTTCCTGCACGGGTCGATGGCGAACGCACTGCCGCACGCGATCGGGGCGCAGTTCGCCTACCCGGATCGGCAGGTGATCTCGGTGTCCGGCGACGGTGGCCTGGGCATGTTGCTCGGTGAGCTGGTGACCGCGCAGATGTACCAGCTGCCGATCACCGTGGTGGTGTTCAACAACTCCACCCTCGGCATGGTCAAGCTGGAGATGCTGGTCAACGGCCTGCCCGGGCACGGCACCGACGTGCCGCCGGTCAGCTACGCGCAGGTCGCGAAGGCGATCGGGTACCACGCCGACACCGTGACCGAACCGACGCAGATCGAGCCGGCGCTGACCGCCGCCCTGGCCCACCGCGGCCCGTCCCTGGTCGAGGTGATCACCGATCCGGACGCGCTGTCGCTGCCGCCGGCGGTGACCGGCGAGCAGCTGATCGGCTTCGCCACCGCGATGAGCAAGACGGTCCTCAACGGCGGGGCCGGTGAGGTGGTGTCGATGGCCCGCTCGAACCTGCGCAACATCCCGCGCACCTGGAAGCTGTAG
- a CDS encoding HAD-IIA family hydrolase, which produces MHDDTPVHSWLTDMDGVLVHENRPIPGAAEFIEALERTERRYLVLTNNSIFTPRDLRARLARSGIDLPEENIWTSALSTAAFLADQSPGATVYVLGEAGLTTALHESGMILSDTEAEYVVLGETRAWSLPAITHAINLILGGAKFIATNPDPTGPSPEGITPATGAVAALITRATGIEPYYCGKPNPYMMRSGLNRIGAHSENTVMIGDRMDTDVISGLEGGMRTILVLSGITQREDIARFPFRPSRVLDSIADVIPLVEKYA; this is translated from the coding sequence ATGCACGACGACACACCCGTCCACAGCTGGCTCACCGACATGGACGGGGTGCTGGTCCATGAGAACCGGCCGATCCCGGGGGCCGCCGAGTTCATCGAGGCGCTCGAGCGCACCGAGCGGCGCTACCTCGTCCTGACGAACAACTCGATCTTCACTCCGCGCGACCTGCGGGCCCGGCTCGCCCGCAGCGGCATCGACCTGCCCGAGGAGAACATCTGGACCTCGGCGCTGTCGACCGCGGCGTTCCTGGCCGACCAGTCGCCGGGTGCGACGGTCTACGTGCTCGGCGAGGCCGGCCTGACAACGGCCCTGCACGAGTCGGGGATGATCCTCTCCGACACCGAGGCCGAATACGTGGTGCTCGGTGAGACCCGTGCCTGGTCGCTGCCCGCGATCACCCACGCGATCAACCTGATCCTCGGCGGCGCCAAGTTCATCGCCACCAACCCGGACCCGACCGGCCCCTCACCGGAGGGGATCACCCCCGCCACCGGCGCGGTCGCCGCCCTGATCACCCGGGCGACCGGGATCGAGCCGTACTACTGCGGCAAGCCCAATCCGTACATGATGCGGTCGGGCCTGAACCGGATCGGCGCGCACTCCGAGAACACCGTGATGATCGGCGACCGGATGGACACCGACGTGATCTCCGGCCTCGAGGGCGGGATGCGGACCATCCTGGTGCTCTCCGGCATCACCCAGCGCGAGGACATCGCACGGTTCCCGTTCCGGCCCAGCCGGGTGCTGGACTCCATCGCCGACGTGATCCCGCTGGTCGAGAAGTACGCCTGA
- the rpmG gene encoding 50S ribosomal protein L33, which translates to MAKKNDLRPLVKLRSTAGTGFTYVTRKSRRNTPDRLVLKKYDPMARKHVEFREAR; encoded by the coding sequence ATGGCCAAGAAGAACGACCTGCGCCCGCTGGTGAAGCTGCGCTCCACCGCCGGCACCGGATTCACCTACGTCACCCGCAAGTCGCGGCGGAACACGCCGGACCGGCTGGTGCTGAAGAAGTACGACCCGATGGCCCGCAAGCATGTGGAGTTCCGCGAGGCGCGCTGA
- a CDS encoding trypsin-like serine protease: MRTLVTALIASLLLVAGTSPAHAITHGTPDGDDHPYVGFLATYNATTGEGMLCSGTLLSERVFLTAGHCTAGNPTYVSVWFDAVPDPQHPDVVGGTAYTHPAYDPGTFYQHDVGVVVLDRPVPSATYGRLPAVNQLDSLGPGNRTTFTSVGYGLQASFPDAAAWKNRADVVRMVAHPRLVQINTGMPEVGDFAMLLSANANTGGICSGDSGGPNFLGDSTVIAGVTSYTRNPTCAGTAGVMRLDRSDVLDWVEGMLATAGH; the protein is encoded by the coding sequence ATGCGCACACTCGTCACGGCACTCATCGCGAGCCTCCTGCTCGTGGCGGGCACCTCGCCGGCCCACGCCATCACCCATGGCACGCCCGATGGCGACGATCATCCCTACGTCGGTTTCCTGGCCACGTACAACGCCACCACCGGCGAGGGGATGCTGTGCAGTGGCACGCTGCTTTCGGAGCGGGTCTTCCTCACCGCCGGCCACTGCACGGCCGGCAACCCGACCTACGTCTCGGTCTGGTTCGACGCCGTGCCCGACCCGCAGCACCCCGATGTCGTCGGCGGCACCGCATACACGCATCCGGCCTACGATCCCGGCACCTTCTACCAGCACGACGTGGGCGTCGTCGTCCTCGACCGGCCGGTGCCGAGCGCGACGTACGGCCGGCTGCCCGCGGTCAACCAGCTCGACTCGCTGGGGCCCGGCAACCGCACCACCTTCACCTCGGTGGGCTACGGCCTGCAGGCGTCCTTCCCGGACGCGGCGGCGTGGAAGAACCGGGCGGACGTGGTCCGGATGGTCGCCCACCCGCGCCTGGTCCAGATCAACACCGGCATGCCCGAGGTCGGTGACTTCGCGATGCTGCTCTCCGCGAACGCCAACACCGGCGGCATCTGCTCCGGTGACTCGGGCGGCCCGAACTTCCTCGGCGACAGCACTGTCATCGCCGGGGTCACCTCCTACACGCGCAACCCCACCTGCGCGGGCACAGCAGGTGTCATGCGCCTGGACCGCAGCGATGTCCTCGACTGGGTCGAGGGCATGCTGGCGACGGCCGGGCACTGA
- a CDS encoding MarR family winged helix-turn-helix transcriptional regulator, giving the protein MERQETNEPRWLTTEERRAWLALGGVVLRLPTALDGQLRRDAGLRFFEYMVLAGLSEAPDHTRRMSDLAAFAEGSLSRLSQVVAKLEHRGLVVRSPDPDDRRATLATLTEEGWELVVRTAPGHLEAVRTYVFDALAAPQVPQLTAIAEQILQTIDPEHERPADR; this is encoded by the coding sequence ATGGAACGGCAGGAGACGAACGAACCCCGGTGGCTGACCACGGAGGAACGACGCGCCTGGCTGGCCCTGGGCGGGGTGGTGTTGCGGCTGCCGACGGCGCTCGACGGCCAGCTGCGACGCGATGCCGGACTGCGGTTCTTCGAGTACATGGTGCTGGCCGGACTGTCCGAGGCCCCGGACCACACCCGCCGGATGAGCGACCTGGCCGCCTTCGCCGAGGGCTCGCTGTCGCGGCTCTCCCAGGTCGTCGCCAAGCTCGAGCACCGCGGCCTGGTGGTCCGGTCACCGGATCCGGATGACCGCCGGGCGACCCTGGCGACGCTGACCGAGGAAGGCTGGGAACTCGTCGTCCGGACTGCACCGGGTCATCTCGAGGCCGTCCGGACGTACGTCTTCGACGCGCTGGCCGCCCCCCAGGTGCCCCAGCTCACCGCCATCGCCGAACAGATCCTGCAGACGATCGACCCCGAGCACGAGCGGCCCGCGGATCGCTGA
- a CDS encoding DUF3662 and FHA domain-containing protein translates to MGVFDRFERKLEGAVSGAFARAFKGDVQPVEIAARLQRELDAEAKVVSRDRRLVPNEFTVFLSQHDYERLTPYGKTLSREIVPELKQHASSQGYIFNGPISITYELDTSLPTGKFTVVSQAVAGVDAAGGPAPGGPGAAGAPTPLHRTRLVLEVNGMRHPLTPPGFIIGRGTSADLRINDPGISRQHAEIKVSGTGDDQQVTIVDLGSTNGIIVNGQRVTQAILTEGSRIEIGSTRMLIHSPGTDQ, encoded by the coding sequence GTGGGAGTCTTCGACCGCTTCGAGCGGAAACTCGAGGGTGCCGTCAGTGGTGCCTTCGCCCGCGCGTTCAAGGGTGACGTGCAGCCGGTGGAGATCGCCGCCCGCCTGCAGCGGGAGCTGGACGCCGAGGCCAAGGTCGTCTCCCGCGACCGCCGTCTGGTGCCCAACGAGTTCACCGTCTTCCTGTCCCAGCACGACTACGAGCGCCTGACACCGTACGGCAAGACGCTGAGCCGCGAGATCGTCCCCGAGCTCAAGCAGCACGCGTCCAGCCAGGGATACATCTTCAACGGCCCGATCTCCATCACGTACGAACTCGACACCTCGCTGCCCACCGGCAAGTTCACCGTCGTCTCCCAGGCGGTGGCGGGCGTGGACGCCGCCGGCGGGCCGGCGCCCGGCGGGCCCGGGGCAGCCGGCGCCCCCACCCCGCTGCACCGCACCCGGCTGGTCCTGGAGGTCAACGGGATGCGTCACCCACTCACCCCGCCGGGCTTCATCATCGGCCGCGGCACCAGCGCCGACCTGCGGATCAACGACCCGGGCATCTCCCGCCAGCACGCCGAGATCAAGGTCTCCGGCACCGGCGACGACCAGCAGGTGACCATCGTCGACCTGGGGTCGACCAACGGCATCATCGTCAACGGCCAGCGCGTCACCCAGGCCATCCTCACCGAGGGCTCCCGGATCGAGATCGGCTCGACCCGGATGCTCATCCATTCCCCCGGCACGGATCAGTGA
- a CDS encoding FHA domain-containing protein, translating into MSDILLAALKIGYLALLWLFILLAANVIRTDLFGRRVPTSELPSARAERTERGRRDGHRAAAPVTPPAAPPVRLVVTNGPHLGMAAEVDQAGTYVMIGRSPECAIVLDDDFVSTRHARVVNGDAGLYLEDLGSTNGTFVNGRRITGATIIGPADEIRIGRTILKLES; encoded by the coding sequence ATGTCCGACATCCTCCTCGCCGCGCTCAAGATCGGCTACCTCGCGCTGCTGTGGCTGTTCATCCTGCTCGCGGCCAACGTCATCCGCACCGACCTGTTCGGCCGGCGGGTGCCCACCTCCGAGCTCCCCTCCGCCAGGGCCGAGCGCACCGAGCGAGGCAGGCGCGACGGTCACCGGGCCGCCGCCCCGGTGACTCCCCCGGCCGCCCCGCCGGTCCGGCTGGTGGTCACCAACGGCCCACACCTGGGCATGGCGGCGGAGGTCGACCAGGCCGGGACGTACGTGATGATCGGCCGCTCCCCGGAATGCGCCATCGTGCTCGACGACGACTTCGTCTCCACCCGCCACGCCCGGGTGGTCAACGGGGATGCCGGCCTCTATCTGGAAGACCTCGGTTCGACCAACGGCACATTCGTCAACGGGCGCCGGATCACCGGTGCGACGATCATCGGGCCGGCCGACGAGATCAGGATCGGGCGGACGATCCTGAAACTGGAGTCGTGA
- a CDS encoding protein phosphatase 2C domain-containing protein, with the protein MPLSLRYTAHSEIGLVRKNNQDSGYASGQLLLVADGMGGAAAGDLASAVAVTRLRALDEELAAAAKPPRGEDLLSRITQRVHDANELIADLAADNPALDGMGTTVTAAAFDGTDLAVVHIGDSRMYRMRRGSLVRVTHDHSWVQSLVDEGRLTPEQAATHPHRSLLLRVLNGAPNNDPDIGLVDTAAGDRLLLCSDGLCGLVDDTDLARMVAVPDRTRALEQLIAAAHDAGGSDNITVILADLVAEPPDGSAPVTVGAAATREIPSVSERTQEIPLDPAQFAAPLLVDAEGRPVPEDVASQAQALEKPLRHDIDPTPVVTAHHTTAQQAVPRRMALAEDERYAPREDPSPRRRVVVTLISLLVAVLLVGGAVVGTWVVWRGSYFISADGGKVAVYRGFDATIGSWRLSRVVETEDITIADLSPRYQQQVHDSITVESLSAAHASVAELSQNAAYCRTVRAKADEAAAEATRAAEEQARQAAEQAKQHPASPSASPQPVSTPTPVVPDYGEC; encoded by the coding sequence ATGCCGTTGTCCCTCCGCTACACGGCACACTCCGAGATCGGGCTGGTCCGCAAGAACAACCAGGATTCCGGCTATGCGTCCGGACAGCTGCTGCTCGTGGCCGACGGGATGGGCGGCGCAGCCGCCGGTGATCTGGCCTCCGCCGTCGCGGTGACCCGGCTGCGGGCCCTCGACGAGGAACTGGCCGCCGCCGCGAAACCGCCGCGGGGAGAGGACCTGCTGAGCCGGATCACCCAACGGGTCCACGACGCCAACGAGCTCATCGCCGATCTGGCTGCGGACAACCCCGCCCTGGACGGGATGGGCACCACCGTCACCGCGGCCGCGTTCGACGGGACCGACCTGGCCGTGGTGCACATCGGCGACTCGCGGATGTACCGGATGCGCCGCGGCAGTCTGGTCCGGGTCACCCACGACCACTCGTGGGTCCAGTCGCTGGTCGACGAGGGCCGGCTCACCCCCGAACAGGCCGCCACCCACCCGCACCGTTCCCTGCTGCTGCGGGTGCTGAACGGGGCCCCGAACAACGACCCGGACATCGGCCTGGTCGACACCGCCGCCGGCGACCGGCTGCTGCTGTGCTCCGACGGCCTGTGCGGCCTGGTCGACGACACCGACCTGGCCCGGATGGTCGCGGTCCCCGACCGCACCCGCGCCCTGGAGCAGTTGATCGCCGCCGCGCACGACGCCGGCGGGTCGGACAACATCACCGTCATCCTCGCCGACCTCGTCGCCGAGCCGCCCGACGGATCGGCGCCGGTCACCGTCGGCGCCGCCGCGACCCGGGAGATCCCGTCGGTCTCGGAGCGGACCCAGGAGATCCCGCTCGATCCGGCCCAGTTCGCCGCCCCGCTGCTGGTCGACGCGGAGGGCCGGCCGGTCCCCGAGGACGTCGCCAGTCAGGCCCAGGCGCTGGAGAAGCCGCTGCGGCACGACATCGACCCGACCCCGGTGGTGACGGCGCACCACACCACCGCCCAGCAGGCGGTCCCGCGGCGGATGGCACTGGCGGAGGACGAGCGCTACGCGCCCCGCGAGGATCCGTCGCCGCGCCGGCGGGTGGTGGTCACCCTGATCTCGCTGCTGGTCGCCGTGCTGCTGGTCGGCGGCGCCGTCGTCGGCACCTGGGTGGTGTGGCGCGGCAGCTACTTCATCAGCGCCGACGGCGGAAAGGTCGCGGTCTACCGCGGTTTCGACGCAACGATCGGGTCCTGGCGGCTGAGCCGGGTGGTGGAGACCGAGGACATCACCATCGCCGATCTCTCCCCTCGCTACCAGCAGCAGGTGCACGACAGCATCACCGTCGAGTCGCTGTCCGCAGCGCACGCCAGTGTGGCGGAACTCTCCCAGAACGCCGCGTACTGCCGTACGGTCCGGGCCAAGGCCGACGAGGCCGCCGCCGAGGCCACCCGCGCCGCCGAGGAGCAGGCCCGGCAGGCCGCCGAACAGGCCAAGCAGCACCCGGCCTCCCCGTCCGCCTCGCCCCAGCCCGTGTCGACGCCGACGCCGGTCGTCCCGGACTACGGGGAGTGCTGA
- a CDS encoding FtsW/RodA/SpoVE family cell cycle protein codes for MAGPVMINTADSVVVYRRRRNVELAMILVAQVIGLAGYALTHLNLDGTLPPEMLSVTMVWVGLGLALHIAVRWRAPYADPLLLPCALLLNGVGLAMIHRIDLIPDPPRHDVLTQLIWTGLGMALAVVTIVVVRDHRPLQAYTYTLFLLGLVLMMLPLVPGLGVELNGARVWIRIWRFSFQPAEAAKFVMTIAFASYLVDKRDALAVAGPRFLGLTFPRPRDLAPLGVMLALAMTVLVTQKDLGMSMLFFGLFVVMLYVSTERPAWLVLGGLSFAGAAFLAASLFHHVQVRIDAWLHPFQNYDQNLQIISAQFGYAWGGLLGRGWGLGRPGLTPLAKSDFIAAALGEELGITGLMALIMVYALFAFRGLRTALAARDDFSTLLATGLSFLFALQVFLIIGGVTRLTPMTGLTTPFMSHGGSSMVVNWMIVGLLLVISHQVRRPVAAPTELTLADDSTQLIAVPTAEVRP; via the coding sequence ATGGCCGGCCCCGTGATGATCAACACCGCCGATTCCGTCGTCGTCTACCGCAGGCGACGCAATGTCGAACTCGCGATGATCCTGGTCGCCCAGGTGATCGGGCTGGCCGGCTACGCCCTCACCCACCTCAACCTCGACGGCACCCTGCCCCCGGAGATGCTGTCGGTGACGATGGTGTGGGTCGGGCTCGGGCTGGCGCTCCACATCGCGGTCCGCTGGCGGGCGCCGTACGCGGACCCGCTGCTGCTGCCCTGCGCGCTGCTGCTCAACGGCGTCGGGCTGGCGATGATCCACCGGATCGACCTGATCCCCGATCCGCCCCGCCACGACGTGCTGACCCAGCTGATCTGGACCGGGCTGGGGATGGCCCTGGCAGTGGTCACCATCGTGGTCGTCCGCGACCACCGGCCGCTGCAGGCCTACACCTACACCCTGTTCCTGCTCGGCCTGGTGCTGATGATGCTCCCGCTGGTGCCCGGCCTCGGGGTCGAGCTCAACGGGGCGCGGGTGTGGATCCGGATCTGGCGGTTCTCCTTCCAGCCGGCCGAGGCGGCGAAGTTCGTGATGACGATCGCCTTCGCCTCCTACCTGGTCGACAAGCGCGACGCGCTGGCCGTCGCCGGCCCCCGCTTCCTCGGCCTCACCTTCCCACGCCCCCGCGATCTCGCCCCGCTGGGGGTGATGCTGGCGCTCGCCATGACGGTGCTGGTCACCCAGAAGGACCTCGGCATGTCGATGCTCTTCTTCGGCCTGTTCGTGGTGATGCTCTACGTCTCCACCGAACGGCCCGCCTGGCTGGTGCTCGGTGGGCTGTCCTTCGCCGGGGCCGCCTTCCTCGCCGCCTCGCTCTTCCACCACGTGCAGGTGCGCATCGACGCCTGGCTGCACCCCTTCCAGAACTACGACCAGAACCTGCAGATCATCAGCGCCCAGTTCGGCTACGCCTGGGGTGGGCTGCTCGGCCGCGGCTGGGGACTCGGCCGGCCGGGCCTCACCCCGCTGGCCAAGTCCGACTTCATCGCCGCCGCGCTCGGAGAGGAGCTCGGCATCACCGGACTGATGGCGCTGATCATGGTCTACGCACTGTTCGCCTTCCGCGGCCTGCGGACCGCCCTGGCGGCCCGGGACGACTTCTCCACCCTGCTGGCCACCGGACTGTCCTTCCTGTTCGCCCTGCAGGTGTTCCTGATCATCGGCGGCGTCACCCGGCTCACCCCGATGACCGGCCTGACCACCCCGTTCATGAGCCACGGCGGCTCGTCGATGGTGGTCAACTGGATGATCGTCGGACTGCTGCTGGTGATCTCCCACCAGGTCCGCCGACCGGTGGCCGCGCCCACCGAGCTGACCCTGGCCGACGACAGCACCCAGCTGATCGCCGTCCCGACGGCGGAGGTGCGGCCGTGA